The Streptomonospora litoralis genome window below encodes:
- a CDS encoding ABC transporter substrate-binding protein — protein sequence MTATPSPALRAGKLAAPLVLASVLAASCGAQIEEDSSTSTATVKRCGEPVEYQTPQRAVVYEGGSADKMFALGLTEHVHGYVMPPANPPVSESPWAEEYEKVEFLGDDLLNRELVVQANSDFVVAGWNSGFSDQRGITPEILDRLEIQSFMHAESCYNYPEFPEEHDPFEGLYTDMRRLGKIFGVEDRAREVVADMKSRVQAVRDAAPEGEKVPVFLYDSGTDQPFTAGNQVPPNEIIEFAGGRNIFGGLEERWTQVGWEAVVEGEPEVIIILDYGDKPATDKIEFLKNSPRTSELPAVVNDNFYIMDYNEGISSPRNVDGLEKFGKYLREYEG from the coding sequence ATGACCGCGACCCCCAGTCCTGCACTCCGAGCCGGGAAGCTGGCAGCCCCCCTCGTGCTGGCAAGCGTCCTGGCCGCGAGCTGCGGCGCCCAGATCGAGGAGGACTCCTCGACGAGCACGGCCACGGTCAAGCGCTGCGGAGAACCGGTCGAGTACCAAACCCCGCAACGCGCTGTGGTCTACGAAGGCGGAAGCGCGGACAAGATGTTCGCCCTGGGCCTGACCGAGCACGTGCACGGATACGTCATGCCGCCCGCCAACCCGCCGGTCAGCGAATCACCGTGGGCGGAGGAGTACGAGAAGGTCGAATTCCTCGGTGACGACCTGCTGAACCGGGAGTTGGTGGTCCAAGCGAATTCCGACTTCGTGGTGGCGGGCTGGAATTCGGGTTTCAGCGACCAGCGGGGGATCACCCCGGAGATCCTGGACCGCCTGGAGATCCAGAGCTTCATGCACGCTGAGTCGTGCTACAACTATCCGGAATTCCCGGAGGAGCACGACCCGTTCGAGGGCCTGTACACCGACATGCGCAGGCTGGGCAAGATCTTCGGTGTCGAGGACAGGGCCCGGGAGGTCGTGGCGGACATGAAGAGCCGCGTCCAGGCGGTCCGCGACGCCGCGCCCGAGGGGGAGAAAGTTCCGGTCTTCCTGTACGACTCCGGTACGGACCAGCCTTTCACCGCGGGCAACCAGGTCCCGCCGAACGAGATCATCGAATTCGCCGGCGGGCGCAACATCTTCGGCGGCCTGGAGGAGCGCTGGACTCAGGTCGGCTGGGAGGCGGTGGTCGAGGGAGAGCCCGAAGTCATCATCATCCTCGACTACGGTGACAAGCCCGCCACGGACAAGATCGAATTCCTAAAGAATTCGCCGCGGACCAGCGAGCTTCCCGCGGTGGTCAACGACAACTTCTATATCATGGACTACAACGAGGGAATCAGTAGCCCGCGGAATGTCGACGGCCTGGAGAAATTCGGGAAATATCTTCGGGAGTACGAGGGGTAG